The Coccidioides posadasii str. Silveira chromosome 3, complete sequence genome contains a region encoding:
- a CDS encoding uncharacterized protein (EggNog:ENOG410PHFN~COG:K~BUSCO:2070at33183), with protein sequence MDAGASKPPRSAARGTLLPKGSPQSPEEQMGGRIAHTLTACTRCRQRKSRCDTGIPRCGPCQRSDSKCVYFDPVKNTTVPRTYILQLQDKVRRLHEELAQVESQIENSPDPELMVRGGGLIKFKENDESRFLGPSSGIAITRFVMEMAKQNTDTKSIKEVVNEITAKEIKYVFTKESQKPTSKIYPLVSSVAQPDLPDRGLTERLVDLFMAKAQYMLPTLHEPSFRQDVDAVYNGSDDPCQNFQLRIVIAISMQKLSTQFAGLADAFYLAALPYLDASIRKMDISTLQCFVLIGQYSLLTPTRTAAYWVVGTAVKICQDLGLTDETTIATSPTGEPLNCLEVDMRRRLFWIVTSMEYGLSHSLGRPSAFCVTHDHINVKFFEVVDDKYITPQGVSPEAQPIMKKCIAIHFFKMRLLQAEIRRTLYLRKRDTPIDDQDPWFSQMLEKIDKWVNSCPTNDEGSGLSPVWFEGRRNTMIVFMYRPSPQVPEPSLQAAQRCYDACAFNIKMHKDQVTTGSVDLTWIWTQSVCMALNTILWSLSYPGIRHEHPIEEVIQHINIAMEVLAVSAERWPGVESCRQLYKSLIAGCLKAYDSDESFVVHTPSNRPSPASSHDVTTPRQMSSPDPATSATLMPPEHPSFFRSPTISSECSYGTNDSLEACCSRNSYHSSDSQPTVSHSSLSPYLTDSIPTQQSAPLPICDSPSSLAPPHLLFDPSSFHNSFPSVVTGLRNWDSNYSAASTMASHLSYGNAPLDPMIWTSAFGGQYSQFFNQPYPNTGWRDRSLSREEQSELMAHLIDELPDVSYLVNESATFYNALA encoded by the exons ATGGATGCCGGTGCTTCGAAACCACCGCGCTCTGCCGCCCGCGGGACACTGTTGCCAAAAGGCTCCCCGCAGTCTCCAGAGGAGCAGATGGGCGGGCGCATTGCGCATACATTAACCGCCTGCACACGATGTAGACAG AGGAAATCTAGATGCGACACTGGAATTCCTCGATGCGGTCCATGCCAGCGGAGCGACTCCAAATGCGTTTATTTCGATCCGGTCAAGAATACGACTGTACCGAGAACATATATCTTGCAGCTTCAAGACAAGGTCAGGAGACTCCACGAAGAACTCGCACAGGTGGAAAGTCAGATCGAGAACTCGCCGGACCCCGAACTCATGGTTCGGGGGGGAGGCCTTATCAAATTTAAAGAAAATGATGAATCGAGATTTCTGGGGCCGTCGAGTGGCATCGCAATCACTCGCTTCGTGATGGAGATGGCAAAACAAAACACGGACACCAAAAGCATAAAGGAGGTTGTTAATGAGATAACTGCCAAAGAGATCAAATACGTTTTTACGAAAGAGAGCCAGAAACCAACGTCGAAAATATATCCGCTGGTTAGCTCCGTAGCCCAACCAGACCTGCCTGACCGGGGCTTGACTGAGAGATTGGTGGACCTGTTCATGGCAAAGG CTCAATACATGCTTCCCACCTTGCACGAGCCATCCTTTAGACAGGACGTAGATGCGGTTTACAATGGCTCCGATGATCCTTGCCAAAACTTCCAGTTGCGGATCGTCATTGCAATCAGCATGCAAAAGCTGAGCACGCAATTCGCCGGATTAGCAGATGCGTTCTACCTGGCTGCTCTACCGTACTTGGATGCCAGCATCAGAAAGATGGATATTTCCACCCTGCAATGCTTCGTACTCATTGGTCAATACTCACTTCTGACCCCCACGCGGACGGCAGCTTATTGGGTTGTCGGAACCGCAGTGAAAATATGTCAAGATTTGGGCCTTACTGACGAAACTACCATTGCCACGTCGCCAACTGGCGAACCTTTGAACTGCCTTGAAGTTGATATGCGGAGACGGCTGTTCTGGATCGTAACATCCATGGAGTACGGTCTCTCACACAGTCTTGGCCGGCCGAGCGCTTTCTGCGTTACTCATGATCATATTAATGTGAAGTTCTTTGAGGTTGTCGATGACAAGTACATCACTCCTCAAGGCGTATCGCCAGAAGCGCAGCCTATAATGAAAAAGTGCATTGCCATCCACTTTTTCAAAATGCGCCTTCTTCAAGCTGAAATACGGCGCACCCTCTATTTGAGAAAACGGGATACACCCATTGATGACCAAGATCCATGGTTTTCCCAGATGTTAGAGAAAATCGATAAATGGGTTAACTCCTGTCCTACCAACGATGAAGGAAGTGGACTGAGCCCGGTTTG GTTCGAAGGAAGGCGTAATACCATGATTGTCTTTATGTACCGGCCCTCGCCACAGGTTCCAGAGCCTTCGTTACAGGCGGCGCAGAGGTGTTACGATGCCTGTGCGTTCAATATCAAGATGCACAAAGATCAAGTGACAACAGGCTCGGTGGATCTGACTTGGATATGGACCCAATCCGTGTGCATGGCCCTAAATACGATTCTCTGGTCACTTTCTTACCCTGGCATTCGTCATGAGCATCCAATAGAGGAAGTAATCCAGCACATTAATATTGCCATGGAAGTACTTGCTGTTAGTGCTGAGCGTTGGCCAGGGGTCGAGTCCTGCAGACAACTCTATAAGAGCTTGATAGCTGGCTGTCTCAAGGCTTATGACAGCGATGAATCCTTTGTGGTACATACTCCATCGAATCGACCGTCTCCAGCTTCTTCACACGATGTCACCACTCCGCGGCAAATGTCGAGTCCCGATCCTGCTACATCTGCCACTCTAATGCCGCCAGAGCATCCCTCCTTTTTTAGGTCACCAACGATATCATCGGAGTGTTCTTATGGAACCAATGATTCTCTGGAAGCATGTTGTTCGCGCAATAGTTATCACAGCTCAGATTCTCAGCCAACCGTTTCTCACTCATCGCTTTCGCCGTACCTCACTGACTCGATTCCCACTCAGCAATCTGCGCCTCTTCCGATTTGCGACTCCCCCTCCTCTTTAGCGCCACCCCATCTTTTGTTTGACCCAAGCTCGTTTCATAATTCGTTTCCGTCTGTTGTCACCGGTTTACGGAATTGGGATTCTAACTATTCTGCTGCATCAACTATGGCCAGCCATCTCTCCTATGGTAACGCCCCGCTGGATCCTATGATTTGGACAAGCGCATTCGGTGGTCAATATTCGCAGTTTTTCAACCAACCATACCCCAATACTGGCTGGAGGGACCGAAGCTTAAGCCGAGAAGAGCAGTCGGAGCTGATGGCGCATCTTATCGATGAGCTTCCTGATGTGTCTTACCTCGTAAACGAATCTGCTACGTTTTACAATGCATTGGCATGA